In Epinephelus fuscoguttatus linkage group LG15, E.fuscoguttatus.final_Chr_v1, a genomic segment contains:
- the mmp16b gene encoding matrix metalloproteinase-16 isoform X2 has translation MTLVSSSKRKPSDCFYAAAFCLHFLLWISCAVSGEEDHQFSVEGWLQRYGYLPRTEPGMSVLRSAHTMRSAIAAMQRVYGLNVTGTLDEKTKDWMQKPRCGVPDKFKSAARSRKRRYALTGQKWQRTHITYSIKNVTPKVGPRETHDAIRRAFDVWQGVTPLRFEAVPYSALETGRRDVDITIIFASGFHGDSSPFDGEGGFLAHAYFPGPGIGGDTHFDSDEPWTLGNPNHDGNDLFLVAVHELGHALGLEHSNDPTAIMAPFYQYMDTENFKLPHDDLQGIQKIYGPPDRAPQPTRPPPTVPPPRFHPPSDPRKHDRHARPHRPPQGAKPSNPNSKPNICDGGFNTLAILRQELFVFKDQWFWRVRDNSVVPGYPMQINYFWKGLPPKIDAVYENSEGKFVFFKGNRFWVFKDTTLQPSYPQDISLFGSGMPTQSIETAVWWEDVAKTYFFKGDRYWRYNEDMRTMDPGYPKPISIWKGIPDSPQGAFVDKANGFTYFYKGKEYWKFNNQMLRVEPSYPRSILRDFMGCDGLPAPDPDWGWNPPVAEEHNNYDTGDVDVVIKLDSAGGTEKAVAIAIPCVLALCMMVLLYTVFQFRRKSTQRHILYCKRSMQEWV, from the exons ATGACCTTAGTATCCTCCAGTAAAAGAAAACCATCGGATTGTTTTTACGCGGCAGCATTCTGCTTGCATTTTTTGCTTTGGATTTCGTGTGCTGTGTCCGGAGAGGAGGATCATCAGTTCAGCGTTGAG GGATGGCTACAGAGGTATGGCTACCTTCCCCGCACAGAACCGGGAATGTCTGTCCTGCGCTCGGCCCACACCATGCGCTCAGCCATTGCTGCCATGCAGCGCGTCTACGGTCTCAATGTCACAGGGACACTGGATGAGAAAACCAAGGA TTGGATGCAAAAGCCTCGCTGTGGAGTTCCAGACAAATTTAAAAGTGCCGCGAGGTCACGGAAGCGGAGATACGCGCTGACAGGACAGAAGTGGCAGCGTACTCACATCACCTACAG cataaaaaatgtcacaccAAAGGTGGGCCCCCGGGAGACTCACGATGCCATCCGGCGGGCGTTTGACGTGTGGCAGGGTGTGACTCCCCTACGCTTTGAGGCCGTTCCATACAGTGCACTGGAGACTGGCAGGCGTGACGTGGACATCACCATCATCTTCGCTTCGGGTTTTCACGGTGACAGCTCACCCTTCGACGGGGAGGGGGGATTCCTTGCCCACGCCTATTTCCCGGGACCAGGCATAGGAGGGGACACACACTTTGACTCAGATGAGCCCTGGACCCTGGGGAACCCCAACCATGATG gtaacgactTGTTTTTGGTTGCGGTGCATGAGCTGGGCCACGCCCTTGGTCTGGAACACTCTAACGACCCCACCGCTATCATGGCTCCTTTCTACCAGTACATGGACACAGAGAACTTCAAACTACCTCACGATGACCTACAGGGCATCCAGAAAATCTATG GTCCACCAGATAGAGCACCGCAGCCTACCAGGCCTCCACCTACTGTCCCGCCTCCCCGCTTCCACCCTCCCTCAGACCCCCGTAAGCATGACCGCCATGCCAGACCCCATCGCCCTCCGCAGGGGGCCAAGCCCTCCAACCCCAACTCCAAACCCAACATCTGTGATGGGGGCTTCAACACTCTGGCCATCCTCCGGCAGGAGCTTTTTGTGTTCAAG GACCAGTGGTTTTGGAGGGTACGGGACAACTCAGTTGTCCCTGGCTACCCCATGCAGATCAACTACTTCTGGAAAGGCTTGCCTCCCAAAATTGATGCCGTGTATGAAAACAGCGAGGGGAAGTTTGTCTTTTTCAAAG GAAACCGTTTCTGGGTCTTCAAGGACACAACTCTCCAGCCTTCATACCCTCAGGACATCTCGCTGTTCGGGAGCGGCATGCCCACTCAGAGTATTGAGACAGCTGTCTGGTGGGAGGATGTCGCCAAAACCTACTTCTTCAAAGGAGACAG GTACTGGAGGTATAACGAGGACATGAGGACCATGGATCCAGGCTATCCCAAACCCATCAGCATCTGGAAGGGCATCCCTGACTCTCCACAGGGGGCTTTTGTGGATAAGGCCAACG GCTTTACCTACTTCTACAAGGGAAAGGAGTACTGGAAGTTCAACAACCAGATGCTTCGTGTGGAGCCCAGCTACCCGAGGTCCATCCTGAGGGACTTCATGGGCTGCGACGGTCTACCTGCCCCAGACCCTGACTGGGGCTGGAACCCGCCAGTGGCAGAGGAACACAACAACTACGACACCGGCGACGTGGACGTTGTCATCAAACTGGACAGCGCAGGGGGCACGGAGAAAGCAGTTGCCATCGCTATTCCCTGTGTCCTGGCTCTGTGCATGATGGTCCTCCTCTACACTGTTTTCCAGTTCAGGAGGAAGAGCACACAGCGCCACATACTGTACTGCAAGCGCTCCATGCAGGAGTGGGTCTGA
- the mmp16b gene encoding matrix metalloproteinase-16 isoform X1, whose translation MTLVSSSKRKPSDCFYAAAFCLHFLLWISCAVSGEEDHQFSVEGWLQRYGYLPRTEPGMSVLRSAHTMRSAIAAMQRVYGLNVTGTLDEKTKDDITLSWMQKPRCGVPDKFKSAARSRKRRYALTGQKWQRTHITYSIKNVTPKVGPRETHDAIRRAFDVWQGVTPLRFEAVPYSALETGRRDVDITIIFASGFHGDSSPFDGEGGFLAHAYFPGPGIGGDTHFDSDEPWTLGNPNHDGNDLFLVAVHELGHALGLEHSNDPTAIMAPFYQYMDTENFKLPHDDLQGIQKIYGPPDRAPQPTRPPPTVPPPRFHPPSDPRKHDRHARPHRPPQGAKPSNPNSKPNICDGGFNTLAILRQELFVFKDQWFWRVRDNSVVPGYPMQINYFWKGLPPKIDAVYENSEGKFVFFKGNRFWVFKDTTLQPSYPQDISLFGSGMPTQSIETAVWWEDVAKTYFFKGDRYWRYNEDMRTMDPGYPKPISIWKGIPDSPQGAFVDKANGFTYFYKGKEYWKFNNQMLRVEPSYPRSILRDFMGCDGLPAPDPDWGWNPPVAEEHNNYDTGDVDVVIKLDSAGGTEKAVAIAIPCVLALCMMVLLYTVFQFRRKSTQRHILYCKRSMQEWV comes from the exons ATGACCTTAGTATCCTCCAGTAAAAGAAAACCATCGGATTGTTTTTACGCGGCAGCATTCTGCTTGCATTTTTTGCTTTGGATTTCGTGTGCTGTGTCCGGAGAGGAGGATCATCAGTTCAGCGTTGAG GGATGGCTACAGAGGTATGGCTACCTTCCCCGCACAGAACCGGGAATGTCTGTCCTGCGCTCGGCCCACACCATGCGCTCAGCCATTGCTGCCATGCAGCGCGTCTACGGTCTCAATGTCACAGGGACACTGGATGAGAAAACCAAGGA TGATATCACGCTGAG TTGGATGCAAAAGCCTCGCTGTGGAGTTCCAGACAAATTTAAAAGTGCCGCGAGGTCACGGAAGCGGAGATACGCGCTGACAGGACAGAAGTGGCAGCGTACTCACATCACCTACAG cataaaaaatgtcacaccAAAGGTGGGCCCCCGGGAGACTCACGATGCCATCCGGCGGGCGTTTGACGTGTGGCAGGGTGTGACTCCCCTACGCTTTGAGGCCGTTCCATACAGTGCACTGGAGACTGGCAGGCGTGACGTGGACATCACCATCATCTTCGCTTCGGGTTTTCACGGTGACAGCTCACCCTTCGACGGGGAGGGGGGATTCCTTGCCCACGCCTATTTCCCGGGACCAGGCATAGGAGGGGACACACACTTTGACTCAGATGAGCCCTGGACCCTGGGGAACCCCAACCATGATG gtaacgactTGTTTTTGGTTGCGGTGCATGAGCTGGGCCACGCCCTTGGTCTGGAACACTCTAACGACCCCACCGCTATCATGGCTCCTTTCTACCAGTACATGGACACAGAGAACTTCAAACTACCTCACGATGACCTACAGGGCATCCAGAAAATCTATG GTCCACCAGATAGAGCACCGCAGCCTACCAGGCCTCCACCTACTGTCCCGCCTCCCCGCTTCCACCCTCCCTCAGACCCCCGTAAGCATGACCGCCATGCCAGACCCCATCGCCCTCCGCAGGGGGCCAAGCCCTCCAACCCCAACTCCAAACCCAACATCTGTGATGGGGGCTTCAACACTCTGGCCATCCTCCGGCAGGAGCTTTTTGTGTTCAAG GACCAGTGGTTTTGGAGGGTACGGGACAACTCAGTTGTCCCTGGCTACCCCATGCAGATCAACTACTTCTGGAAAGGCTTGCCTCCCAAAATTGATGCCGTGTATGAAAACAGCGAGGGGAAGTTTGTCTTTTTCAAAG GAAACCGTTTCTGGGTCTTCAAGGACACAACTCTCCAGCCTTCATACCCTCAGGACATCTCGCTGTTCGGGAGCGGCATGCCCACTCAGAGTATTGAGACAGCTGTCTGGTGGGAGGATGTCGCCAAAACCTACTTCTTCAAAGGAGACAG GTACTGGAGGTATAACGAGGACATGAGGACCATGGATCCAGGCTATCCCAAACCCATCAGCATCTGGAAGGGCATCCCTGACTCTCCACAGGGGGCTTTTGTGGATAAGGCCAACG GCTTTACCTACTTCTACAAGGGAAAGGAGTACTGGAAGTTCAACAACCAGATGCTTCGTGTGGAGCCCAGCTACCCGAGGTCCATCCTGAGGGACTTCATGGGCTGCGACGGTCTACCTGCCCCAGACCCTGACTGGGGCTGGAACCCGCCAGTGGCAGAGGAACACAACAACTACGACACCGGCGACGTGGACGTTGTCATCAAACTGGACAGCGCAGGGGGCACGGAGAAAGCAGTTGCCATCGCTATTCCCTGTGTCCTGGCTCTGTGCATGATGGTCCTCCTCTACACTGTTTTCCAGTTCAGGAGGAAGAGCACACAGCGCCACATACTGTACTGCAAGCGCTCCATGCAGGAGTGGGTCTGA